The genome window GAACTTCATCTTGGAGGGCAGGCGGAGGAGCATTCGGCGGGTGCGGCGGCTGACGTCCCGGTCAGCCGACTTCTTCCAGCTTCGTGCGCCGGCGCATGGGCACCAGAAGGATGCCCACCACCGCGGGCCAGAGGGCCGCTCCCGTGAGACTGGACACGAAATAGAGCATGTCCGGCGGATCCGCGTTGGCGATGAGCCGGATGAGCAGCTGCAGGGCCTGCTGCCCCGCGAGAATCGCCAGCACGTGCGCGATCTGATAGCTCATCGGGAACATCTGGATGCGCCGGTGCAGGAAGATGCCGGCGAAGGCGGCGACGCAGTACGAGATCGCGTGCTGGCCGAACAGGCTGGCGTCGGCCACGTCCATCAGCAGTCCCAGCACCCAGGCGGGCCACAGCCCCACGCGATGTGCCTGGAACACGCTCCAGTACAGGACGATCACGGCGACGAAGTCCGGGGTGGCGCTGGACAGCCAGCCGGGCAGGGGAATGAGATTCAGCAGCAGGGCGAGCAGCATCGTCACGATGATGTATCCGCCCCGCACCGGCAGGAGGATCTCGCCGCCGTGGATGTTGTCTCCCAGTCCGCTCAGGCTCATTGCGGGGTTTCCGTCCTTTCCTTCGGGGGGGCAGCCGGCGACGCAGGAGGCGACGCGGGCGGCGATGCAGGAGGCGATGCGAGGGTGTTCTCGGGCCGGTCCGGTCCATCGGACAGCACCGCCACCCGCGTGTAACTGGAGACTCCCGCCGCGGGAACACAGAGGATGCGCGCGAACGAGGTTGCGTTCCGCTCGATGCTGGTGACCACGGCGACCGGCAGACCGGGCGGGTAGGTCCCGTCGATGCCGGACGTCACGAACGCGTCTCCGCTCTTCACGTCGGCGTTCACGGGCATGAAGCGCAGCTCGACCATGCCCTCGGGGCCGAGGCCGAACGTGATGGAGCGGACACCGGTGCGCACGCTCTGTACCGGCACCGATTGCGACTTGTCGGTCAGCAGGGAAACCTCGGCCACGAGCGGAAAGACGCGGGTCACCTGGCCGATCACGCCCAGGTGATCCACCACGGCCTGGCCCGTCTTCACCCCATGCATCATTCCGCGGTCGATGACGACCTTGCGGGTGAACGGGTCGCGCGTCTCGTAGAGAATCTCCGCGATCGTGCGGGTGCGGCCGGGAATGGGGGGCGCGTTGACCAGGCGCCGGAGCTGCTCGTTCTCGGATTCGAGGGCACGGATGCGCTGAACGTCCGAACCGCTCAGGAGCCGTTCGCGCTTCAGTTGCTCGTTCTCGCGGTACAGCGCCGCCTGGGTCACGAAGAACTCGCCGACCCGCTTGATCAGCGTCGAGGGGACCGATGCGGCTTCCTGGAGCGGGAAAAGGACGACGGAAACGCCGGCGCGGATCTCTTCGAGGTAGCGAAAGCGGGCGTCCGCCACGAGCAGTACCAGCGAAAGGATGGCGAAGAAGGCCAGCCGTACGATCAGACTCGGGCCGCGCTTGAAGATCGGCGGCGCGGAAGCTTGCATCAGGTGACTCTAATGTCCGCGATATCCGCGTTCGCCCGGTTCGTCCGAACCGGGCCACGCGTGAAGGTGCCGGCCCCCGGCCACCCGGAGCCGGCGGAAGGGCCGGTCACCCGGTTCAGTCGTTCGTGAAGATGCTCGTCCACTTGTCCATGTGTTCGAGCGCCTTGCCGGACCCCCGGACCACGCAGGTGAGCGGGTCGTCGGCGACGATCACGGGCAGGCCGGTCTCCTCCATGAGCAGACGGTCGATCTCCCGCAGCAGCGCACCGCCGCCGGTGAGCACCATGCCGCGGTCGGCGATGTCGGCGCCCAGTTCGGGCGGCGTCTGCTCCAGCGCGGACTTCACCGCGCTGACGATGGAATTGAGCGGGTCGGTGAGCGCCTCGAGAATCTCGTTCGACGAGATCGTGAAGCTGCGCGGAATGCCCTCGGCCAGATTGCGTCCCTTGACTTCCTTCTCGCGGACTTCCGACCCCGGGAACGCCGAACCGATTTCCTTCTTGATCTCCTCGGCGGTCGTCTCGCCGATCAGCATGCCGTAGTTGCGGCGGATGTAGTTGATGATCGCCTCGTCGAACTTGTCCCCGCCGACCCGCACCGAGGCGGAGTAGACGATGCCGCCGAGCGATATGACACCGACCTCGGTGGTGCCACCGCCGATGTCGACGACCATGGAGCCGGTGGCCTCGTTCACGGGGAGCCCGGCACCGATGGCGGCCGCCATGGGCTCCTCGATGAGTTCGACCTTGCGGGCGCCCGCGCCGAAGGCGGACTCCTTGATGGCGCGCCGCTCCACCTGCGTGGAACCGCAGGGGACGCAGATGACGATCCGGGGCTGCGGACT of Betaproteobacteria bacterium contains these proteins:
- the mreD gene encoding rod shape-determining protein MreD, whose amino-acid sequence is MSLSGLGDNIHGGEILLPVRGGYIIVTMLLALLLNLIPLPGWLSSATPDFVAVIVLYWSVFQAHRVGLWPAWVLGLLMDVADASLFGQHAISYCVAAFAGIFLHRRIQMFPMSYQIAHVLAILAGQQALQLLIRLIANADPPDMLYFVSSLTGAALWPAVVGILLVPMRRRTKLEEVG
- the mreC gene encoding rod shape-determining protein MreC, yielding MQASAPPIFKRGPSLIVRLAFFAILSLVLLVADARFRYLEEIRAGVSVVLFPLQEAASVPSTLIKRVGEFFVTQAALYRENEQLKRERLLSGSDVQRIRALESENEQLRRLVNAPPIPGRTRTIAEILYETRDPFTRKVVIDRGMMHGVKTGQAVVDHLGVIGQVTRVFPLVAEVSLLTDKSQSVPVQSVRTGVRSITFGLGPEGMVELRFMPVNADVKSGDAFVTSGIDGTYPPGLPVAVVTSIERNATSFARILCVPAAGVSSYTRVAVLSDGPDRPENTLASPPASPPASPPASPAAPPKERTETPQ
- a CDS encoding rod shape-determining protein, whose amino-acid sequence is MFGFLSGYFSNDLAIDLGTANTLIYVRGQGIVLDEPSVVAIRQDGPNGKKVIEQVGLMAKQMLGRTPGNITAIRPMKDGVIADFTVTEQMLKQFIKKVHDARLFSPQPRIVICVPCGSTQVERRAIKESAFGAGARKVELIEEPMAAAIGAGLPVNEATGSMVVDIGGGTTEVGVISLGGIVYSASVRVGGDKFDEAIINYIRRNYGMLIGETTAEEIKKEIGSAFPGSEVREKEVKGRNLAEGIPRSFTISSNEILEALTDPLNSIVSAVKSALEQTPPELGADIADRGMVLTGGGALLREIDRLLMEETGLPVIVADDPLTCVVRGSGKALEHMDKWTSIFTND